From the genome of Nicotiana tabacum cultivar K326 chromosome 17, ASM71507v2, whole genome shotgun sequence:
CTATTCAAATTACCTTCCACGTCTCCTATTTCAAGCTTCACATTATTAGTCACCTTCATTTTTGCTTTTTGAGCTACACAAAACAAATCCTCTTCCACGTCTGGCTTTTCAAGCTTCACCCTGATAGGCTCCTTTCTTTCTGGGTGAAAACTTGAAGAGGATGCTGGAAGGCCAGAATTTTGCCTTCTACAATATGGAGAATCTGCGACTACTTTATTTTTTGGCTTCAGATTATGCATATTCTTCTCTCCTCCCCATTGTTCAAGCTTCACCTCTTTCAGTTGCTTACTTCGCAGTGGATACCTACAATGTGACACATCCAAACTGGTAGCAGTTTTCTTTTCACTATGTTGATTGGTGGTTGTCATCTTAGATGCTGAGGGATCCATTACTAGTACTTTGTTGCAGTGCTCTGCCAAAAAAATGACATGGGAGAAGGGAAGAGAGGGAGGAAAAGAAGAATGTCATCCATAATAAAATAATTCAACGTAATGAATCTCACAAAGGAAAATTGTCTTGTTACTGAACAAAATACATTCCacgtctcttttcttaatcttcaCATCTTTCAGTTGCTTACTTCGCAGTGGATACCTACACCATGACGCATCCAAACTGGTAGCAGTTTTCTTTTCAGTATATCGATTAGTGGTTGTCATCTTAGATGCTGAGAGATCCACCACTGATACTTCATTGCAGTGCTCTGCCAAAAAGATGACGCAGCAAGGGGGAGGGAAGGGAGGAGAAAAAGAATGTCATCCGTCATAACATAATTCAACGTAATGAGACTCACAAGGAACATTGTCTTGTTACCGAACCAAATACCTTTCAAATATCTTTTTTCAATCTTCACATCTTTCAGTTGCTTACTTCGCAGTGGATACCTACACCATGACGCATCCAAACTGGTAGCAGTTTTCTTTTCAGTATATCGATTAGTGGTTGTCATCTTAGATGTTGAGAGATCCACCACTGATACTTCATTGCAGTGCTCTGCCAAAAAGATGACGCAAGAGGGGGGGAGGAAGGGAGGAGAAAAAGAATGGCATCCGTCATAACATAATTCAATGTAATGAGACTCACAAGGAACATTGTCTTGGTACTGAACCAAATAcctttcaaatctcttttttcaATCTTCACATCTTTCAGTTGCATACTTCGCAGTGGATATCTACAATGCGAAGCATCCAAACTGGTAGCAGTTTTCTTTTCAGTATGTTGATTAGTGGTTGTCATCTTAGGTGCTGAGGGATCCACCACTGGTACTTCATTGCAGTGCTCTGCCAAAAAGATGATGTGGGGAGGGGGTTAAGAGGAAGGGAGGAGAAAGGAAGAAGAATGTCATCTGTCAGAACACAATTCCACGTAATGAGTCTCACAGAGTAAAAATTGTCTCGTCACTGAACCAGCAGCATTAATGAGAGTAGGcacaaatattagaaccaaataCCTTCAGCATCTCCTTTGTCAAGCTCCACTCTGTTAGTctctttcctttttgctttttgtGCTGCACAAAACAAGTCCTCTTCCGTGTCTCGTTTTTCAAGCTTTACATCTTTCAGTTGCTTACTTCGTAGTGGATACCTACAACATGACGCATCCAAATTGGTAGTAGTTTTCTTTTCACTTTGTTGATTAGTGGTTGTCATCTTAGATGCTGAGGGATCCACTACTGGTACTTCATCGCAGTGCTCtgccaaaaagattttttttgggggggggacGAAGAAGAATGTCATGCCTCGTAACATAATTCAACGTAATGAGACTCACAAAGGAAAATTTTCTTGTTACTGACCAGCAGCATCAATGAGAGTAGCCACAAATATTAAAACCAAATACCTTTAAATTTATATGCTTCAGCATACAAATTCTGTTGCACATCTTGCTTTTCAAGTTTCTCCATGTTAGTCTCCCCCCTCCTTGCTTTTGGTGCTGCACAATGGAAATCCTCTTCCGAGTTCACTTTTTCAAGCTTCACCTTCTTAGGCTCTTTTGTTTCTGGACAGGATATTGGAGCGGCAGTTTTTTGTCTTCCAGAATGTGAAGAATCTGCAACTACTGTGTTCTTTGGTTTTACACAGTGCATAGTCGCCTCTGTTTTTGATTGGTCAAGCTTCACCACTTCCACCGGTTTACTTTTACTTCGTAGAGGATGCCTACAATGTGGTTCCTCCAAACGCGTAGaatatttc
Proteins encoded in this window:
- the LOC107801337 gene encoding uncharacterized protein LOC107801337 isoform X1; translation: MVKRRRQAVNEVEITPQFFKIILSPHASKLRIPDEFVMKYGANMRDLVALEVPSGAIWKIKLQNSNGMAWLKEGWDQFKEYYSIGCGYFLLFQYNGISHFSVSIFDLSASEIEYPSGPSEDMTPENFVKIVGDASHRKKEGGPETNNNACDDIVDDFLRKKTAKVTKVADHSYSRRQKSSVPEWQDCIRVNLEKPHVEEDLYCATEKEKSKEIKEKLEKQNMEKNLYHAADKGKAEHCKEVLDPPASKMTNTCRCNKRKYSTRLEEPHCRHPLRSKSKPVEVVKLDQSKTEATMHCVKPKNTVVADSSHSGRQKTAAPISCPETKEPKKVKLEKVNSEEDFHCAAPKARRGETNMEKLEKQDVQQNLYAEAYKFKEHCDEVPVVDPSASKMTTTNQQSEKKTTTNLDASCCRYPLRSKQLKDVKLEKRDTEEDLFCAAQKAKRKETNRVELDKGDAEEHCNEVPVVDPSAPKMTTTNQHTEKKTATSLDASHCRYPLRSMQLKDVKIEKRDLKEHCNEVSVVDLSTSKMTTTNRYTEKKTATSLDASWCRYPLRSKQLKDVKIEKRYLKEHCNEVSVVDLSASKMTTTNRYTEKKTATSLDASWCRYPLRKHCNKVLVMDPSASKMTTTNQHSEKKTATSLDVSHCRYPLRSKQLKEVKLEQWGGEKNMHNLKPKNKVVADSPYCRRQNSGLPASSSSFHPERKEPIRVKLEKPDVEEDLFCVAQKAKMKVTNNVKLEIGDVEGNLNSAAYKVKASEMTSTWQEKGYTLIDAQCSKLGNPYFIVSMQPTYVSRNFRLDIPGNLFGRYFKEKETIVILRASDGRTWRARCSFQSNCARIHSPGWREFALDNGLKVHDTCVFELMEGVEPLIYVTIFRDDSCSLKDNLPICWQGFRACTSTSNSQAL
- the LOC107801337 gene encoding uncharacterized protein LOC107801337 isoform X2, which codes for MVKRRRQAVNEVEITPQFFKIILSPHASKLRIPDEFVMKYGANMRDLVALEVPSGAIWKIKLQNSNGMAWLKEGWDQFKEYYSIGCGYFLLFQYNGISHFSVSIFDLSASEIEYPSGPSEDMTPENFVKIVGDASHRKKEGGPETNNNACDDIVDDFLRKKTAKVTKVADHSYSRRQKSSVPEWQDCIRVNLEKPHVEEDLYCATEKEKSKEIKEKLEKQNMEKNLYHAADKGKEHCKEVLDPPASKMTNTCRCNKRKYSTRLEEPHCRHPLRSKSKPVEVVKLDQSKTEATMHCVKPKNTVVADSSHSGRQKTAAPISCPETKEPKKVKLEKVNSEEDFHCAAPKARRGETNMEKLEKQDVQQNLYAEAYKFKEHCDEVPVVDPSASKMTTTNQQSEKKTTTNLDASCCRYPLRSKQLKDVKLEKRDTEEDLFCAAQKAKRKETNRVELDKGDAEEHCNEVPVVDPSAPKMTTTNQHTEKKTATSLDASHCRYPLRSMQLKDVKIEKRDLKEHCNEVSVVDLSTSKMTTTNRYTEKKTATSLDASWCRYPLRSKQLKDVKIEKRYLKEHCNEVSVVDLSASKMTTTNRYTEKKTATSLDASWCRYPLRKHCNKVLVMDPSASKMTTTNQHSEKKTATSLDVSHCRYPLRSKQLKEVKLEQWGGEKNMHNLKPKNKVVADSPYCRRQNSGLPASSSSFHPERKEPIRVKLEKPDVEEDLFCVAQKAKMKVTNNVKLEIGDVEGNLNSAAYKVKASEMTSTWQEKGYTLIDAQCSKLGNPYFIVSMQPTYVSRNFRLDIPGNLFGRYFKEKETIVILRASDGRTWRARCSFQSNCARIHSPGWREFALDNGLKVHDTCVFELMEGVEPLIYVTIFRDDSCSLKDNLPICWQGFRACTSTSNSQAL
- the LOC107801337 gene encoding uncharacterized protein LOC107801337 isoform X3 codes for the protein MVKRRRQAVNEVEITPQFFKIILSPHASKLRIPDEFVMKYGANMRDLVALEVPSGAIWKIKLQNSNGMAWLKEGWDQFKEYYSIGCGYFLLFQYNGISHFSVSIFDLSASEIEYPSGPSEDMTPENFVKIVGDASHRKKEGGPETNNNACDDIVDDFLRKKTAKVTKVADHSYSRRQKSSVPEWQDCIRVNLEKPHVEEDLYCATEKEKSKEIKEKLEKQNMEKNLYHAADKGKAEHCKEVLDPPASKMTNTCRCNKRKYSTRLEEPHCRHPLRSKSKPVEVVKLDQSKTEATMHCVKPKNTVVADSSHSGRQKTAAPISCPETKEPKKVKLEKVNSEEDFHCAAPKARRGETNMEKLEKQDVQQNLYAEAYKFKEHCDEVPVVDPSASKMTTTNQQSEKKTTTNLDASCCRYPLRSKQLKDVKLEKRDTEEDLFCAAQKAKRKETNRVELDKGDAEEHCNEVPVVDPSAPKMTTTNQHTEKKTATSLDASHCRYPLRSMQLKDVKIEKRDLKEHCNEVSVVDLSASKMTTTNRYTEKKTATSLDASWCRYPLRKHCNKVLVMDPSASKMTTTNQHSEKKTATSLDVSHCRYPLRSKQLKEVKLEQWGGEKNMHNLKPKNKVVADSPYCRRQNSGLPASSSSFHPERKEPIRVKLEKPDVEEDLFCVAQKAKMKVTNNVKLEIGDVEGNLNSAAYKVKASEMTSTWQEKGYTLIDAQCSKLGNPYFIVSMQPTYVSRNFRLDIPGNLFGRYFKEKETIVILRASDGRTWRARCSFQSNCARIHSPGWREFALDNGLKVHDTCVFELMEGVEPLIYVTIFRDDSCSLKDNLPICWQGFRACTSTSNSQAL